In the Corynebacterium anserum genome, CTTATTCTGTCAACCTTTTCGCAACATATTTGTTTCATAAATCGCTTTATCGCAGGTAAACGATACAAAATTGATGGAAATATTCTCTCGTTCACCCCCGATCGATTGACATCAACCCTCCCCCAGCACACCTTCGCTAGAAGATCACACACCCATCGAACCACTCACGCGACCACAATATGTGGATCTATTAGCACTAACAGCACTAAACCACTATGGTTATAAGTATTGAGAGGTGTAGGTCACATTGACCTTCGACTATCTCCTAAACCATACTTTTGGATTCTGCAACCACCAGAGAGGGTGCTATGAAGAACTACCTGCCACGCGATATTTTCGAAGAAGAACACAACATGTTCCGCGAGGCCGTTCGCGACTTCGTCGAGGCTGAAATCCGCCCAAATGTTGAGCGCTGGCATGACCAAGGTTACTGCGACCGCGAACTTTTTCAGAAGGCCGGCGCCCAGGGCCTGCTGGGCATGATGGCACCTGAAGAATACGGCGGCGGCGGTATGACCAACGACTACCGCTTCAATGCAGTCTTGTCCGAGGAATTGGCCAAGGCTGACTCCGGTTCCGTCATCGTGGGTATCCAGACCATTAACGACCTGGTCATCCCTTACCTGGATCGCTTCGGCAACGATGAGCAGAAGAAACGTTTCCTCGCACCTCTGTGCGCCGGTGAAAAAATCGCCGCTCTTGCGATGACCGAGCCTGGTGCAGGCGCCGACCTCGCTGGCATCCGTTCCTTCGCCCGCAAGGACGACAACGGCGACTACATCCTGAACGGTGCTAAAACTTTCATCTCTAACGGTATCCAGGCCGACTTCACCCTCGTCGTTGCGGTCACCAACCCAGAGGCTGGTCGCGCCGGCGTCTCAATGCTGATCGTCGAAGACGGCATGGACGGATACACCAAGACCGGTCCGCTGAAGAAGGTAGGTCTGAAGTCTCAAGACACCGCAGAGCTGTCTTTCGAGGACGTCCGCGTTCCAAAGGAAAACCTGCTGGGTGAAGAAGGCGCCGCATTCGGCTACCTGCGCACCAACCTGGCTCAGGAGCGTCTGTCCATCGCAGTTGGTTCCATCGCCACCTCCCGCCGCGCTCTGGATCTGGTAATTAAGCACTCTGAGGATCGTAAGACTTTCGGTCACCGCTTGATTGATCACCAGGCATACCGTTGGGAGCTCGCCAAGATGGCGACCGAAATCCAGGCAGCGCAGTCCTTCGTCGACGCCGCCATCATGGAGAAGGTTCGTGGCACCCTGGACGAAGTCACCGGTGCAATGACCAAGTACCACACCACCGAACTGCAGATTAAGGTCGTTAACCAGGCTCTGCAGCTGCATGGTGGCTACGGGTTCATGATGGAATACCCAATCGCTACCCACTACTTGGATTCTCGCGTCCAGCCAATCTACGGCGGTCCAAATGAGATCATGATTGAAATCATCTCCCGCAAGCTGGCAAAGGGCGACAAGTAACTCCCGAGCTCGCATTATCAAAAGGGCGATAAGTGAATAGCGATAAGTAAACACAAGCCCTAGGTTTCTGTCGGTCTCGCCTACAGAAACCAAAAGAAAACCCACCCATCCTGCACTGCCAGGACGGGTGGGTTTTCAGTATCTCGGTGCGTCAGCGCAGATCTAGCACATAAAAGAAACTCTCTGCGCATCAACACAGCTCTCGAGGTCCACACCGATTCGACAATTATGCTCCTGCGCACGCCACAGACCCACTGGGCAACGCCAAAGGAGCCAGCACAACGCCTACCTTTAGCTAATAAGCACTCCAGCAGCGCGAAGTTCCTCGCATGCTTCAGAAGCACCTTCTTCAGAAACCGGTGCACACAATTTCTCAATTACGGTGGTGTGAAAGCCAGCCCTCTGAGCATCTAAAGCGGTAGCTTTCACGCAAAAGTCAGTGGCAATGCCCACAACATCCACATGAGTAATCTCACGATCCTTCAGCCATTCCTCTAAGCTCTGAGTTCTTTTACGCAACGTCAAGCCACGTCCTTGGCCAGAATCGGCAAGAGCTTCACCAGGAACGCCACCCATCAGCGCTCCTAGAGCACTCGCAGCAGGAACCAGGTACCCCTCAAAACCCGAATAGGCCGCCGAGTATTCGCCCTTACGGAACCACGCCTCAATTGGCTCAGTATGCAAAGCCTTGAAGGGCTTGGCGCCATCTGATCCCGCCACGCAGTGAACCGGCCACGTCTCTGAATAATCTGGCTCCTCACCTTCCGCAACAAAATGGCCGGAGGGATCAATATGCCAATCCAGGGTTCCCACGATGTGATCGTACTTGGTGGCGTCGGTATCAAAATAAGAGGAGATAGCGGCGGCAACTTCGGCACCGCGTGCCGTTCCCAAAGAGCCGTCCACGAAATCATTCTGGACATCAACAACAATCAACGCGCGGCGAGACATCAGCTACACCAACTTCCAATCCTCAAGGCCCTCATACAGCGGGAAGTCCGCGGCGACCTTCTCCACGCGAGCGCGCAGATCAGCAACATCAGCCTTACCGGTAAGAGCGGTAGCAATAACATCAGCTACCTCGGTAAAAGCCGCAGTGTCCAGGCCGCGAGAAGCCAATGCTGGAGTACCGATACGCAAACCAGAAGTGACCATTGGTGGACGAGGGTCAAACGGCACAGCGTTACGGTTGACCGTTATTCCCACCTCATGCAGAAGATCCTCGGCCTGCTGGCCATCAAGCTGGGAATTACGTAGATCCACCAACACCAGGTGAACGTCGGTACCGCCAGTAAGAACCTGAACACCGGCAGCCTTGGTGTCCTCAGCAGAAAGCCGCTCAGCCAGAATCTGTGCCCCATCTAACGTCAGCTGCTGGCGAGCCTTGAACTCATCAGAGGCGGCGACCTTCATGGCAACAGCCTTCGCAGCCACAGCATGCATCAGCGGACCGCCCTGCTGCCCCGGGAAGACAGCAGAATTCAGCTTCTTAGCCCACTCCTGCTTTGCCAAAATCATTCCAGAGCGCGGACCGCCCAACGTCTTATGCACCGTGGTAGAGACCACATCGGCATGCGGTACCGGAGAGGGATGCACACCAGCGGCAACCAAACCAGCGAAATGTGCCATGTCCACCCAGAGCTTGGCGCCTACCTCATCCGCGATGGAACGGAACGCCTCAAAATCCTGGTGACGAGGATACGCAGACCACCCAGCGATCAAAACCTGTGGTTTTTCTGCTAGAGCCTGCTCACGGATCTTGTCCATATCCAGACGCATCGTATCTGGATCAACCTCGTACGCAACAACCTCGTAGAGCTTTCCCGAAAAATTCAGGTGCATGCCGTGCGTAAGGTGCCCGCCGTGAGCTAGAGACAGACCCATAATCTTGTCACCTGGATTGGCCAAGGCCATCAGCACCGCGGCATTGGCTTGTGCCCCTGCGTGGGGCTGCACGTTTACAAATTCCGCGCCAAACACCTGCTTCGCGCGGTTGCGCGCCAAATCCTCAACAACATCGACAAACTCGCAACCGCCATAGTAACGACGGCCTGGATAACCCTCAGCGTATTTATTGGTGAGAACAGAGCCCTGTGCCTGCAGTACTGCGCGGGGCACAAAGTTCTCAGAAGCAATCATCTCCAAGGTGTTGCGCTGGCGACCCAGCTCACCCGCGATGGCCTCTGCCACCTCCGGATCGAGCTCTGCAAGAGGCAGATTATGCTGGCGCGGTTCGGACATAAAATCTGGACCTTTCTAGGCAAGTTTCATCATCAGTTATTCACTGCTACCGCCATGATAACGTTCCACCGGCGTGCCGTTAAGCGTTGGGATGATTTCCCCTACCACTTAAGGAGGGTGCACAATAGGGTGCATGACTCAGCCCTCTCAGCAGCCCTTCGAGGTTTTCGGCGACGACCCGCGGGGATTCGGCGACTCCCACTTCGAAGCAGACTTCGCTGCCGACTTTGGATCAGAGGGCCAAGCGCCCGTCACAGATGAGAGCTTTGAAGCGGAATTTCCTGAGGGATACCGCAAACAATCAACCCCGGATAACAGCCCATACATCGAGATGCGGCGCGACCAGTGGTTAAAATTGCGCAAGTCAATGCCCCAGGTTCTCACCGAAGATGAGCTGGAACAGCTACGCGGCATCGGTGATGAGATTGACCTCGAGGAAGTCTCGGAGATTTATTTGCCCTTGAGCCGTCTCATCAACCTCCGTGTAGAAGCTCACCGCAAACTC is a window encoding:
- a CDS encoding acyl-CoA dehydrogenase family protein codes for the protein MKNYLPRDIFEEEHNMFREAVRDFVEAEIRPNVERWHDQGYCDRELFQKAGAQGLLGMMAPEEYGGGGMTNDYRFNAVLSEELAKADSGSVIVGIQTINDLVIPYLDRFGNDEQKKRFLAPLCAGEKIAALAMTEPGAGADLAGIRSFARKDDNGDYILNGAKTFISNGIQADFTLVVAVTNPEAGRAGVSMLIVEDGMDGYTKTGPLKKVGLKSQDTAELSFEDVRVPKENLLGEEGAAFGYLRTNLAQERLSIAVGSIATSRRALDLVIKHSEDRKTFGHRLIDHQAYRWELAKMATEIQAAQSFVDAAIMEKVRGTLDEVTGAMTKYHTTELQIKVVNQALQLHGGYGFMMEYPIATHYLDSRVQPIYGGPNEIMIEIISRKLAKGDK
- a CDS encoding isochorismatase family protein, encoding MSRRALIVVDVQNDFVDGSLGTARGAEVAAAISSYFDTDATKYDHIVGTLDWHIDPSGHFVAEGEEPDYSETWPVHCVAGSDGAKPFKALHTEPIEAWFRKGEYSAAYSGFEGYLVPAASALGALMGGVPGEALADSGQGRGLTLRKRTQSLEEWLKDREITHVDVVGIATDFCVKATALDAQRAGFHTTVIEKLCAPVSEEGASEACEELRAAGVLIS
- the glyA gene encoding serine hydroxymethyltransferase — its product is MSEPRQHNLPLAELDPEVAEAIAGELGRQRNTLEMIASENFVPRAVLQAQGSVLTNKYAEGYPGRRYYGGCEFVDVVEDLARNRAKQVFGAEFVNVQPHAGAQANAAVLMALANPGDKIMGLSLAHGGHLTHGMHLNFSGKLYEVVAYEVDPDTMRLDMDKIREQALAEKPQVLIAGWSAYPRHQDFEAFRSIADEVGAKLWVDMAHFAGLVAAGVHPSPVPHADVVSTTVHKTLGGPRSGMILAKQEWAKKLNSAVFPGQQGGPLMHAVAAKAVAMKVAASDEFKARQQLTLDGAQILAERLSAEDTKAAGVQVLTGGTDVHLVLVDLRNSQLDGQQAEDLLHEVGITVNRNAVPFDPRPPMVTSGLRIGTPALASRGLDTAAFTEVADVIATALTGKADVADLRARVEKVAADFPLYEGLEDWKLV